The following proteins are encoded in a genomic region of Burkholderia pyrrocinia:
- the hslU gene encoding ATP-dependent protease ATPase subunit HslU codes for MSTMTPAEIVSELDKHIIGQNKAKKAVAVALRNRWRRQQVADPLRTEITPKNILMIGPTGVGKTEIARRLAKLADAPFIKIEATKFTEVGYVGRDVDSIVRDLMETSVKQTRETEMRKVRSKATDQAEDRILDILLPQPRAVGFGGNAEHANDDNNVTRQTFRKRLREGQLDDKEVELDLEQPSAGMDIMAPPGMEEMTEQIRSMFSNLGSGKKQRRKVKIKEALKLLTDEEAAKMLNEEEVKTKAVQNVEQNGIVFLDEIDKITSRNNEGSGGEVSRQGVQRDLLPLVEGTTINTKYGMVKTDHILFIASGAFHLARPSDLIPELQGRFPIRVELDSLSVEDFEAILDATDASLVKQYQALLATEDVQLDFADDGIRRLAEIAYSVNEKTENIGARRLYTVIEKLLEEVSFSAGNHAGERVTIDAKYVDRALGEVSQDEDLSRYVL; via the coding sequence ATGAGCACCATGACCCCTGCCGAGATCGTCTCGGAACTCGACAAGCACATCATCGGCCAGAACAAGGCCAAGAAAGCCGTCGCCGTTGCGCTGCGCAACCGCTGGCGCCGCCAGCAGGTCGCCGACCCGCTGCGCACGGAAATCACGCCGAAGAACATCCTGATGATCGGGCCGACGGGCGTCGGCAAGACCGAAATCGCACGCCGCCTCGCGAAGCTCGCCGATGCGCCGTTCATCAAGATCGAAGCGACCAAGTTCACCGAAGTCGGCTACGTCGGCCGCGACGTCGACAGCATCGTGCGCGACCTGATGGAGACCTCGGTCAAGCAGACGCGCGAAACCGAGATGCGCAAGGTGCGCAGCAAGGCGACCGACCAGGCGGAAGACCGCATCCTCGACATCCTGCTGCCGCAACCGCGCGCGGTGGGCTTCGGCGGGAACGCCGAACACGCGAACGACGACAACAACGTGACGCGCCAGACCTTCCGCAAGCGCCTGCGCGAAGGCCAGCTCGACGACAAGGAAGTCGAGCTCGACCTCGAGCAGCCGTCGGCCGGCATGGACATCATGGCGCCGCCCGGGATGGAAGAGATGACCGAGCAGATCCGCTCGATGTTCTCGAACCTCGGCAGCGGCAAGAAGCAGCGCCGCAAGGTGAAGATCAAGGAAGCGCTGAAGCTGCTGACCGACGAGGAAGCGGCGAAGATGCTGAACGAAGAGGAAGTGAAGACGAAGGCCGTGCAGAACGTCGAGCAGAACGGCATCGTGTTCCTCGACGAGATCGACAAGATCACGTCGCGCAACAACGAAGGCAGCGGCGGCGAAGTGTCGCGCCAGGGCGTGCAGCGCGACCTGCTGCCGCTCGTCGAAGGCACGACGATCAACACGAAGTACGGGATGGTGAAGACCGATCACATCCTGTTCATCGCGAGCGGCGCGTTCCACCTCGCGAGGCCGAGCGACCTGATTCCGGAACTGCAGGGCCGCTTCCCGATCCGCGTCGAGCTCGACTCGCTGTCGGTGGAAGATTTCGAGGCGATCCTCGACGCGACCGACGCGAGCCTCGTCAAGCAGTACCAGGCGCTGCTCGCAACCGAGGACGTGCAGCTCGATTTCGCCGACGACGGCATCCGCAGGCTGGCCGAGATCGCGTATTCGGTCAACGAGAAGACCGAGAACATCGGCGCGCGCCGACTGTACACGGTGATCGAGAAACTGCTCGAGGAAGTGTCGTTCTCGGCCGGCAACCACGCCGGCGAGCGCGTGACGATCGACGCGAAGTATGTCGACCGGGCGCTCGGCGAAGTGTCGCAGGACGAAGACCTGTCGCGCTACGTGCTGTAA
- the hslV gene encoding ATP-dependent protease subunit HslV: MEQFHGTTIVSVRRGDKVALGGDGQVTLGNIVMKGGARKVRRIYNNQVLVGFAGGTADAFSLLDRFEAKLEKHQGNLTRAAVELAKDWRTDRMLRRLEAMLIAADATTTLVITGNGDVLDPEGGICAIGSGGAYAQAAARALVENTELSPREIVEKSLGIAGDMCIYTNHNRIIETIE; the protein is encoded by the coding sequence ATGGAGCAATTTCACGGCACGACCATCGTTTCGGTCCGGCGCGGCGACAAGGTCGCACTCGGCGGCGACGGCCAGGTAACCCTCGGCAACATCGTCATGAAGGGTGGCGCGCGGAAAGTGCGGCGGATCTACAACAACCAGGTACTGGTCGGATTCGCGGGCGGCACCGCCGATGCGTTCTCGCTGCTCGACCGCTTCGAGGCGAAGCTCGAGAAGCACCAGGGCAACCTGACCCGGGCGGCCGTCGAGCTCGCGAAGGACTGGCGCACCGACCGGATGCTGCGCCGCCTCGAGGCGATGCTGATCGCGGCCGATGCAACCACCACGCTCGTGATCACCGGCAACGGCGACGTGCTCGACCCCGAAGGCGGCATCTGCGCGATCGGCTCGGGCGGCGCGTACGCGCAGGCCGCGGCCCGCGCGCTCGTGGAGAACACCGAGCTGTCGCCGCGCGAGATCGTCGAGAAATCGCTCGGGATCGCCGGCGACATGTGTATCTACACGAACCACAACCGCATCATCGAAACGATCGAGTAA